In a genomic window of Aeromicrobium panaciterrae:
- a CDS encoding VOC family protein has protein sequence MPVTRLNHAVLYVRDVDASVAFYASTLGFKTVMAFPGAAFLQANGSNNDHDLGLFQIGAQAGDSGAGRTTVGLYHLAWEVDTLDELAATRQRLVDAGALVGATDHGTTKALYAQDPDGIEFEVSWLVPADRLTQEVLDSRKATSPLNLEAEIARFGGQTLGGIGISINV, from the coding sequence ATGCCCGTCACTCGTCTCAACCACGCAGTGCTTTACGTCCGCGATGTTGATGCCAGCGTCGCGTTCTACGCCAGCACGCTGGGGTTCAAGACCGTCATGGCTTTCCCCGGAGCTGCGTTCCTGCAGGCCAATGGCAGCAACAACGACCACGATCTCGGGCTCTTCCAGATCGGCGCCCAGGCAGGGGATTCGGGAGCCGGTCGTACGACGGTCGGCCTGTATCACCTGGCATGGGAGGTCGACACGCTCGACGAGCTCGCCGCCACACGCCAGCGACTGGTCGACGCAGGAGCCCTCGTGGGCGCCACCGATCACGGAACGACCAAGGCGCTGTATGCCCAGGATCCCGACGGCATCGAGTTCGAGGTCAGCTGGCTCGTGCCAGCCGACCGGCTCACCCAAGAGGTTCTCGACTCGCGGAAGGCCACGAGCCCGTTGAACCTCGAGGCAGAGATTGCTCGGTTCGGCGGTCAGACGCTCGGTGGGATCGGCATCTCGATCAACGTGTGA
- the nhaA gene encoding Na+/H+ antiporter NhaA, with protein MVSRLFGRGSWPEASRIADILRQETLGGVLLLIATAAAILFANLGDGYANLRDTAFGPESLHLHLTLGGWASDGLLAIFFFVAGLELKREFVGGDLRDPQRAALPVVAALGGMAVPALVFVLFNLGGSLKGWAIPTATDIAFALAVLAVIGSHLPGGLRTFLLTLAVVDDLIAIIIIAVVYTSSLHLNYLLLALLPLLAFTVLVQRRVSSWWLLLPLAGATWALVHASGVHATVAGVLLAFAVPVLRSDGGEGVGLAEHFEHLFRPLSSAIAVPIFAFFAAGVNVEGWAGFKDAMTEPITLGIIAGLFLGKTVGIFLATWLMATFTGAQLDEDLDWPDVFGVAMLAGVGFTVSLLIGELAYGVGNLTDEHVKIGVLVGSVVSALGAALILTSRNRRYREIDARERLDSDSDGIPDVFQ; from the coding sequence ATGGTCTCTCGGCTATTCGGACGGGGCTCGTGGCCCGAAGCATCACGCATAGCCGACATCCTTCGTCAGGAGACGCTCGGCGGAGTGCTGCTGCTGATTGCCACGGCTGCAGCCATCCTTTTCGCCAACCTCGGCGACGGATATGCCAATCTCCGCGACACGGCATTCGGACCAGAGTCGCTGCACCTCCACCTGACCCTGGGCGGATGGGCGTCCGACGGCTTGCTCGCGATCTTCTTCTTCGTCGCCGGGCTCGAGCTGAAGCGTGAGTTCGTCGGCGGAGACCTGCGCGACCCGCAGCGTGCAGCGCTCCCCGTGGTCGCTGCACTCGGCGGTATGGCCGTACCCGCTCTGGTGTTCGTGTTGTTCAACCTCGGCGGCTCCCTGAAGGGATGGGCGATCCCGACGGCAACTGACATCGCCTTCGCCCTCGCCGTCCTGGCCGTGATCGGCAGCCACCTGCCCGGCGGCCTTCGTACGTTCCTGCTCACCCTTGCGGTGGTCGACGACCTGATCGCGATCATCATCATCGCTGTCGTCTACACCTCGTCACTGCACCTCAACTACCTGCTACTGGCGCTGCTGCCACTTCTGGCGTTCACGGTCCTCGTACAACGGCGGGTCAGCTCGTGGTGGCTGCTGCTCCCCCTCGCCGGAGCCACGTGGGCGCTGGTGCACGCCTCAGGCGTCCACGCCACCGTCGCGGGCGTTCTGCTCGCGTTCGCCGTTCCGGTCCTGCGTAGCGATGGCGGTGAAGGTGTCGGTCTCGCAGAGCACTTCGAGCACCTCTTCCGACCGCTGTCATCCGCAATCGCGGTGCCGATCTTCGCGTTCTTCGCGGCCGGAGTGAACGTCGAAGGGTGGGCTGGATTCAAGGACGCGATGACCGAACCGATCACCCTCGGCATCATCGCCGGACTCTTCCTCGGCAAGACGGTCGGCATCTTCCTGGCGACCTGGCTGATGGCGACGTTCACCGGCGCCCAACTCGATGAAGACCTCGACTGGCCCGATGTATTCGGCGTCGCGATGCTTGCCGGAGTCGGCTTCACGGTCTCGCTGCTGATTGGCGAGCTCGCGTACGGCGTCGGCAACCTCACCGACGAGCACGTCAAGATCGGCGTCCTTGTCGGATCAGTCGTCTCGGCACTTGGTGCAGCGCTGATCCTGACCTCCCGCAATCGCCGCTATCGCGAGATCGATGCCCGCGAGCGCCTCGACAGCGACAGCGACGGCATTCCCGACGTGTTCCAGTGA
- the guaA gene encoding glutamine-hydrolyzing GMP synthase: protein MTPEHDLVLVVDFGAQYAQLIARRVREARVYSEIVPHTMSAAEILARKPAAIILSGGPSSVYEEGAPRLDPAMLQGDVPVFGICYGFMAMAQALGGNVAKTGQREYGRTAVSVLEPGTLLAGLPETLTSWMSHGDEVIGAPEGFTVNANSPRATVAAFEDTGRRLAGVQWHPEVMHSEHGQQILEQFLVEIAGCRQTWTSSNIVEEQIELIRKQVGDSRVISALSGGVDSAVSTALVQRAIGDQLTAVFVDHGLLREGEAEQVEKDYVKATGVDLKVVDAKDQFLGFLAGVSDPEEKRKIIGREFIRVFEAAEREVLATPGPPVKFLVQGTLYPDVVESGGGAGASNIKSHHNVGGLPEDLEFSLIEPLRTLFKDEVRDVGRQLGIPEAIVGRHPFPGPGLAIRIVGAVDADRLRILRAADLIVRDETTAAGLDGDIWQFPVVLLADVRSVGVQGDGRTYGHPIVLRPVSSEDAMTADWSRLPYDVLERISTRITNEVDEVNRVVLDITSKPPGTIEWE from the coding sequence GTGACCCCCGAACATGACCTTGTCCTTGTCGTTGATTTTGGGGCGCAGTACGCGCAACTGATCGCTCGCCGCGTACGCGAGGCTCGGGTCTATTCCGAGATCGTTCCGCACACCATGTCAGCGGCCGAAATTCTGGCTCGCAAGCCCGCAGCGATCATCCTTTCGGGTGGCCCGTCGTCCGTGTACGAAGAGGGCGCACCGCGGCTCGATCCGGCGATGTTGCAGGGCGATGTGCCCGTATTCGGTATTTGCTACGGATTCATGGCCATGGCGCAGGCGCTCGGCGGCAATGTCGCCAAGACCGGTCAGCGTGAGTACGGCCGTACAGCGGTCTCGGTCCTCGAACCCGGAACGCTGCTCGCTGGACTTCCCGAGACGCTGACGTCCTGGATGTCGCACGGTGACGAAGTCATCGGCGCTCCCGAGGGATTCACTGTCAACGCCAACTCCCCACGCGCGACGGTTGCCGCATTCGAGGACACCGGCCGCCGCCTTGCTGGCGTGCAGTGGCACCCCGAGGTCATGCATAGCGAGCACGGCCAGCAGATCCTCGAGCAGTTCCTCGTAGAGATCGCCGGCTGCCGCCAGACCTGGACCAGCAGCAACATCGTGGAGGAGCAGATCGAGCTCATCCGCAAGCAGGTCGGCGACTCCCGCGTCATTTCCGCGCTCTCGGGCGGCGTCGACTCAGCCGTCTCGACTGCACTCGTACAACGCGCGATTGGTGATCAGCTCACCGCCGTGTTTGTCGACCACGGACTCCTCCGCGAAGGCGAAGCCGAGCAGGTCGAGAAGGACTATGTGAAGGCAACCGGCGTTGACCTCAAGGTCGTCGATGCCAAGGACCAGTTCCTCGGCTTCCTCGCTGGCGTCAGTGACCCCGAGGAGAAGCGCAAGATCATCGGACGCGAGTTTATCCGCGTCTTCGAGGCTGCCGAGCGCGAAGTCCTCGCGACGCCCGGACCGCCCGTGAAGTTCCTCGTGCAGGGGACGCTCTACCCCGACGTCGTCGAATCCGGTGGGGGAGCGGGCGCGTCCAACATCAAGAGCCACCACAACGTTGGCGGCTTGCCCGAAGACCTTGAGTTCAGCCTGATCGAGCCGCTTCGTACGTTGTTCAAGGACGAGGTACGCGACGTCGGTCGGCAGCTCGGCATTCCCGAGGCGATCGTTGGTCGGCACCCGTTCCCCGGCCCTGGCCTCGCGATCCGCATCGTCGGCGCCGTCGATGCCGATCGTCTTCGCATCCTGCGTGCCGCTGACCTGATCGTCCGCGACGAGACGACCGCTGCTGGCCTCGACGGTGACATCTGGCAGTTCCCCGTCGTACTCCTCGCCGACGTCCGCTCCGTCGGCGTCCAGGGCGATGGCCGTACGTACGGTCACCCGATCGTGCTGCGGCCTGTCTCGAGTGAAGATGCGATGACTGCCGACTGGAGCCGTCTCCCGTACGACGTGCTCGAGCGCATCTCGACCCGGATCACCAACGAGGTCGACGAGGTCAATCGCGTCGTACTCGACATCACCAGCAAGCCGCCCGGAACCATCGAGTGGGAGTAG
- a CDS encoding GMC family oxidoreductase, producing the protein MSAEFDYDVLVIGSGFGGSVSALRLTEKGYKVAVLEAGKRYEDADFAKSSWRLRKFLWLPQLGCYGIQRIDKLKDVLILSGAGVGGGSLVYANTLYEPLDPFYKDSAWGHITDWKAELAPYYDQAKRMLGVTVYPYVSPADEIVKKVAERMGVGGTFHHTPVGVFFGQPGEKVADPFFGGAGPERNACLNCGECMTGCRHNAKNTLVKNYLHLAEKAGAEVHPLTTATAVRPLPGGGYEIEVRRTNKRFRPRKKITAEQVVFSASTMGTQKLLHKMKDKGHLSGVSDRLGLLTRTNSEALLGSIADGKDVDYSEGVAITSSFHPDEYTHIEPTRYGKGSNAMSLMQTVLTDGSSDKARWRVWLREMWAQKRFLFKLYDLRHWSERTIIALVMQTHDNSITTYTKRGITGRRKLTSKQGHGAPNPAFIEPGHRAVQMMAEEMGGTPGGTIGEPFNVPLTAHFMGGCAIGDSPENGVVDPYQRLFGHEGLHVADGSAITANLGVNPSLTITAQTERAMSYWPNKGEEDLRPAVGQAYRKIDPIAPKSPVVPADAPAALRLPIIGVS; encoded by the coding sequence ATGAGCGCCGAGTTCGACTACGACGTCCTGGTCATCGGCTCGGGCTTCGGCGGCAGCGTTTCCGCGCTCCGGCTGACCGAGAAGGGCTACAAGGTCGCTGTTCTCGAGGCGGGCAAACGCTACGAGGACGCTGACTTCGCCAAGAGCTCGTGGCGGCTGCGCAAGTTCCTGTGGTTGCCCCAGCTCGGCTGCTACGGCATCCAGCGCATCGACAAGCTCAAAGACGTCTTGATCCTGTCGGGCGCGGGAGTCGGCGGAGGCTCGCTGGTCTACGCCAATACGTTGTACGAACCGCTCGACCCGTTCTACAAGGACTCCGCCTGGGGCCACATCACGGACTGGAAGGCGGAGCTCGCTCCGTACTACGACCAGGCCAAGCGCATGCTCGGCGTCACGGTCTACCCGTACGTGTCGCCGGCCGATGAGATCGTCAAGAAGGTTGCCGAACGCATGGGCGTCGGCGGCACGTTCCACCACACGCCGGTCGGCGTCTTCTTCGGTCAGCCGGGGGAGAAGGTGGCGGATCCGTTCTTCGGAGGTGCCGGGCCCGAGCGCAACGCCTGCCTCAACTGCGGCGAGTGCATGACGGGTTGTCGCCACAACGCCAAGAACACCTTGGTCAAGAACTACCTCCACCTGGCCGAGAAGGCCGGTGCAGAGGTGCACCCACTCACGACAGCCACCGCCGTACGACCGCTGCCCGGTGGCGGCTACGAGATCGAAGTGCGCCGTACGAACAAGCGATTCCGCCCGCGCAAGAAGATCACCGCCGAGCAGGTCGTGTTCTCCGCCAGCACGATGGGCACGCAGAAACTGCTGCACAAGATGAAGGACAAGGGCCACCTGTCGGGTGTCTCGGACCGCCTGGGCCTGCTGACGCGTACGAACTCTGAGGCGCTCCTCGGCTCGATCGCCGACGGCAAGGACGTCGACTACAGCGAGGGTGTGGCGATCACCTCGTCCTTCCACCCGGACGAGTACACCCACATCGAGCCGACCCGCTACGGCAAGGGCTCCAATGCCATGTCGCTGATGCAGACCGTGCTGACGGATGGCAGCTCTGACAAGGCTCGTTGGCGGGTGTGGCTCCGTGAGATGTGGGCCCAGAAGCGCTTCCTGTTCAAGCTCTACGACCTGCGCCACTGGTCGGAGCGCACAATCATCGCGCTGGTCATGCAGACGCACGACAACTCGATCACGACCTACACCAAGCGCGGAATCACCGGTCGACGCAAGCTGACCTCCAAGCAGGGCCATGGTGCACCCAACCCCGCGTTCATCGAGCCCGGACATCGCGCCGTACAGATGATGGCCGAGGAGATGGGCGGTACGCCGGGCGGCACGATCGGTGAGCCGTTCAACGTTCCGCTGACCGCGCACTTCATGGGCGGCTGCGCGATCGGCGACAGCCCCGAAAACGGTGTCGTTGACCCGTATCAGCGACTTTTCGGCCACGAGGGCCTGCACGTGGCCGATGGCTCGGCGATCACCGCCAACCTGGGCGTGAATCCCTCGCTGACGATCACCGCTCAGACCGAGCGTGCGATGTCGTACTGGCCCAACAAGGGTGAGGAAGACCTACGCCCCGCCGTGGGCCAGGCGTACCGCAAGATCGATCCGATCGCCCCGAAGAGCCCGGTTGTGCCCGCAGACGCCCCCGCGGCGCTGCGTTTGCCGATTATCGGCGTCAGCTGA
- a CDS encoding succinic semialdehyde dehydrogenase has protein sequence MSVAEAAPKTTSSLVTPERVAELTALIRTTSGETRTTISPMNGEPVAEIPVSSIADVEAAFAAARTAQEAWSKTSLRERKKALLRLHDLVLEHQDELMDLIQIESGKSRAHAFDEIAHVALTARFYARRLKKQLKPKRRNGALPLLTSVTVIPQPKGVVGLISPWNYPLTMAVSDGIPAVAAGNAIVHKPDSQSPLIALAGIELMRKAGFPAEIWQVVSGAGSVVGTAIIERADYICFTGSTATGKLIAQQAAARLVSCSLELGGKNPMIVLPSANINKAAAGAVEACFSSAGQLCVSIERLYVPEEKYEEFKTAFVTRVEHLALGAALDWDADIGSLVSQSQLETVTAHVKDAVANGATVLAGGKGRPDLGPYFYEPTVLEGVTESAECFAGETFGPLASLYPYKTTEDAVALANGGEYGLNASLWGKPREAKAIASRIKAGTVNINEGFSATFGSVDAPMGGMRQSGLGRRQGAEGILRYTEPQSIGVQRLMPMNGPSALQARTWAKLLTVGLKVLRRTPRA, from the coding sequence ATGTCTGTTGCTGAAGCCGCACCAAAAACTACTTCTTCGCTGGTCACACCTGAGAGGGTTGCCGAACTCACGGCGCTGATCCGGACCACCTCTGGCGAGACTCGTACGACGATTTCGCCGATGAATGGTGAGCCTGTCGCCGAGATCCCCGTCTCGAGCATCGCGGACGTCGAGGCGGCGTTTGCTGCTGCTCGTACGGCCCAGGAGGCGTGGTCCAAGACGTCACTGCGTGAGCGCAAGAAGGCGCTGCTTCGCCTGCACGACCTCGTACTTGAGCACCAGGACGAGCTGATGGACCTGATCCAGATCGAGTCGGGCAAGAGCCGCGCGCACGCGTTCGATGAGATCGCGCACGTGGCCCTGACGGCCCGCTTCTATGCGCGTCGCTTGAAGAAGCAGCTCAAGCCCAAGCGTCGCAACGGTGCGCTGCCGCTGCTGACCAGCGTCACCGTCATCCCGCAGCCCAAGGGTGTCGTCGGTTTGATCAGCCCGTGGAACTACCCGCTCACCATGGCCGTCTCGGACGGCATCCCTGCTGTCGCGGCTGGCAACGCCATCGTGCACAAGCCCGACAGCCAGAGCCCGCTCATTGCGCTGGCTGGCATCGAACTGATGCGCAAGGCCGGCTTCCCGGCCGAGATCTGGCAGGTCGTCAGCGGTGCCGGTTCGGTCGTTGGCACGGCGATCATCGAGCGCGCCGACTACATCTGTTTCACCGGATCCACCGCGACCGGCAAGCTCATCGCCCAGCAGGCAGCTGCTCGTTTGGTGAGCTGCTCTCTCGAGCTCGGTGGCAAGAACCCGATGATCGTCCTCCCGAGCGCCAACATCAACAAGGCCGCAGCAGGTGCGGTCGAGGCGTGCTTCTCCTCGGCTGGTCAGCTCTGCGTCTCGATTGAGCGCCTCTACGTACCGGAAGAGAAGTACGAGGAGTTCAAGACCGCGTTCGTAACGCGCGTCGAACACCTCGCGCTGGGCGCGGCTCTCGACTGGGATGCCGACATCGGCTCGCTGGTCTCGCAGTCCCAGCTCGAGACGGTTACCGCCCATGTGAAGGATGCTGTCGCCAATGGCGCGACAGTCCTGGCCGGTGGCAAGGGGCGCCCGGACCTGGGCCCATACTTCTACGAGCCCACGGTCCTCGAAGGCGTCACGGAGTCGGCCGAGTGCTTTGCTGGTGAGACCTTCGGCCCGCTGGCGTCGCTCTACCCGTACAAGACGACCGAAGACGCTGTGGCGCTCGCCAATGGCGGCGAGTACGGCCTCAACGCCAGCCTCTGGGGCAAGCCTCGCGAGGCCAAGGCGATCGCGTCTCGCATCAAGGCTGGCACGGTCAACATCAACGAAGGCTTCTCCGCGACCTTCGGCAGCGTCGACGCGCCGATGGGTGGCATGCGCCAGTCCGGTCTCGGCCGTCGACAGGGCGCCGAGGGCATCCTGCGCTACACCGAGCCACAGTCGATCGGCGTCCAGCGCCTCATGCCGATGAACGGTCCGAGCGCCCTGCAGGCCCGCACGTGGGCCAAGCTGCTCACAGTCGGACTCAAGGTCCTGCGTCGGACGCCGCGCGCATGA